In the Spirochaetota bacterium genome, CGTCGGCGTGGGCGCGCTCAAGAATCTCAAGGCGAAAAGCTCGGTCATCGTACTGCTCACCGACGGCGATAATAATTCCGGGGAGATAGACCCGCTCACCGCGGCGGAGATAGCGAACACGTTCGATATCCGCATACACACCATCGGCGTGGGGAAGCCCGGCACCGAGATAGTCGCCATCGGCGGCATGCAGATGCAGATAACGCTCGATGAGGAAGTGCTCAAGAAGATCGCATCCATGACCGGCGGCGAGTACTTCAATGCGCGCAATAATGAAATGCTCAGCCGCGTGTATAAACGCATCGACGAGCTTGAGAAGACGAAGATAAAGGAGCGGCGGCGGACGGATTACCGCGAGCTCTACGGAATATTCATCGTGCTTGCGCTCATATTCCTCGGGCTTGAGATACTGCTCGCATCCACGAGGTTCAGGAAAATACCGTAAGGGATACCCGGGTGACACATGGAACTCACGTTCGAGAAAGACTATCCGTTCATCATCTATCGATACCGCATCCCCTCGGAACTGAAAGCGCTCCATCTGCATAATTGCTTCGAGATAGGGCTCATCGAGAACGGCGCGGGCGCGTTCCATGTCGACAGAAAATCGTATCAGTTCCGCGCGGGCGATATATTCGTCATATCACGCCTTGAGGCCCATCGTGCACGGACGAACGGCGGCGCGTCCGACGCGTTATTCATCTATGTCAGCGATACGTTCCTGGAGAACGTCGTGTCATTCACCGGTGAGCGCACGATATACGGACTTTTCTCCCTTGCCGGCATCGCGAATCAGTATCGGGACGAGGGCGATGCGTCGCTCATACGCGGCGTTTTCACTGCGCATACGGCGGATCACAGGCCGCTCGTGCGTTCGATGATGGCCGAGCTCCTTGTCCGCATCGCCGGGCGATACCGACGCGTCATACAGAGCGCGCGCGGTACCGACGATTTCGGCGATTCGCTCCTTGCCGTCTATGAACACATCAACAGGAATTTTTCGCACGGCATCGATGCCGATGAGCTCGCGGCGATAGCGGGACAGAGCCCGTCACATTTCCGGCGGCTCTTTAAGCGCTACGCCGGAACAAGTCCGCGTGACTACATCACCGCACGGCGGCTTAAGAACGCGTACCTCCTCATACACGAGCGCGGTATGAAAGCGGCGGAAGCGGCCCGTGAGTCGGGGTTTCAGAGCTATGCGCTCTTTCACCGGCTGTTCACCCGCGAATACAAAATGCCGCCAGTCGCGGTGAAACGATCGGGCAAGAAGGGGAAAACCACAGAGGAAAAGCAGAGGGAATAAAGTGGTCGTGCATCGGTGCGCAGGTCCCTTGTCGAGCGCACGTCATGGAGGGGCGATTGAAAAGTGTATGTAATTGGTCGTTTCTTCATTGACCTGCTGCGGTTTCATATCTATGTTCTTATCATCTCGCTCGTAAAGGAAATACCATGATACACAAATGGATCACGATTACGAACGGCGACCTCCGCGTCGAACGGGAACAATGCATCGACGAGGGCAAGGATATCGCTTCGGTCGAGAAGGAATTCGATGCGCTTTCCTCGCTCGATCTTGACAATGATATGTCACTTCAGGCGCGTGCTGAGGTACTGCTCGATAAGACCATAGCCCTGCCGCTGAAGAAGGACTATCCGTACGTGGAACCGTCCGACCTCGACGGCATACGCAAAGAACGCCCGAATGGTGTGCGGAAGATGAAGTCGTCAATGAGCGATGATGCCCTTATGGACAAAGTGCTCGGTGCCTGGCAGGGGCGATGCGCGGGCTGTCTGCTCGGCAAGCCTGTCGAAGGCTGGCGGACGCCGAAGATGTGGGGTTATCTCAAGGACAGCGGGCGATTCCCGCTCACGGATTATTTCCGGAGCGATATCGATTCGTCGATCATGCAGAAATATGAGATAAACCCGAAGGGATGTTTCATCAACAATGTCGACCGCATGGTGGAGGATGACGATACGAACTATACCGTTACCGGTTTCGTGCTGATGAAGCAGAAAGGCGCCGCTTTCACATCATCCGACATGGCGGCGTTCTGGATGCAGAACATACCGCTCCTCCATGTGTGTACCGCCGAGCGTGTTGCGTATAGGAATTTCACGAACAGCATGGAGCCCCCGCTGTCGGCGACGCATCGCAATGTGTATCGCGAGTGGATAGGCGCGCAGATACGCGGCGATTTCTTCGGGTACGCGGCGCTTGGTTCGC is a window encoding:
- a CDS encoding ADP-ribosylglycohydrolase family protein, whose product is MIHKWITITNGDLRVEREQCIDEGKDIASVEKEFDALSSLDLDNDMSLQARAEVLLDKTIALPLKKDYPYVEPSDLDGIRKERPNGVRKMKSSMSDDALMDKVLGAWQGRCAGCLLGKPVEGWRTPKMWGYLKDSGRFPLTDYFRSDIDSSIMQKYEINPKGCFINNVDRMVEDDDTNYTVTGFVLMKQKGAAFTSSDMAAFWMQNIPLLHVCTAERVAYRNFTNSMEPPLSATHRNVYREWIGAQIRGDFFGYAALGSPEKAAEFAHRDASISHVKNGIYGEMWVAAMLAAAPFESDAKNVIETGLSEIPKRSRLAKDIALVLSWHAEGIGYDEAIKRIHKQWDENNGHHWCHTNSNAQIVALGLLWGENDLEKTICRAVEACFDTDCNGATAGSVMGMMLGAKKLPSKWIAPMNDTLNTGIDGYHTVKISKIAEEGFDIHRSLREGGAL
- a CDS encoding AraC family transcriptional regulator, whose amino-acid sequence is MELTFEKDYPFIIYRYRIPSELKALHLHNCFEIGLIENGAGAFHVDRKSYQFRAGDIFVISRLEAHRARTNGGASDALFIYVSDTFLENVVSFTGERTIYGLFSLAGIANQYRDEGDASLIRGVFTAHTADHRPLVRSMMAELLVRIAGRYRRVIQSARGTDDFGDSLLAVYEHINRNFSHGIDADELAAIAGQSPSHFRRLFKRYAGTSPRDYITARRLKNAYLLIHERGMKAAEAARESGFQSYALFHRLFTREYKMPPVAVKRSGKKGKTTEEKQRE